Proteins encoded in a region of the Vicinamibacterales bacterium genome:
- a CDS encoding glycosyltransferase family 4 protein gives MKIAFIVQRYGTEILGGSEYHCRLIAERLAPKHQVEVLTTCAQDYITWKNEYAEGTDRIRGVTVRRFANARTRDIDAFNRYSEWIFTSAHTRDDEMEWLRQQGPWCPALQDYLERNHQQYDILIFFTYLYAPTVLGARVAPHKSILVPTAHDEPAIHLEIYKELFAAPAGVAFNTDVERRFLTTHFSMRAIEEETVGCGVDLSQAQIYQHDKPDEDLKDEPEPENVPDDERSPSWRPHLAGRGVLFKRRHRLHGPLALYGGRIDPGKGCEELIEYFSTYVQEGGDASLVLMGVKLMPLPEEPFIHFAGRLPDNERLQALEAATVVVVPSPYESLSLLALEAFAVGTPVLANARSEVLVEHCQKSNAGLYYADRDEFVEAMKLLVADHRLRAAMGRNGRAYVRKNYRWDVIISKYERMFAKLRGR, from the coding sequence ATGAAGATCGCGTTCATCGTGCAGCGCTACGGAACGGAGATCCTGGGCGGATCCGAATACCATTGCCGCCTGATCGCCGAGCGCCTCGCGCCGAAGCACCAGGTCGAAGTGCTGACCACGTGCGCGCAGGACTACATCACCTGGAAGAACGAGTATGCCGAAGGCACCGACCGCATCCGCGGCGTGACGGTGCGGCGGTTCGCCAACGCGCGGACCCGGGACATCGACGCCTTCAACCGCTACTCGGAATGGATCTTCACCTCCGCGCACACGCGCGACGACGAGATGGAGTGGCTGCGCCAGCAGGGGCCGTGGTGTCCGGCGCTGCAGGACTATCTGGAGCGCAACCATCAGCAGTACGACATCCTGATCTTCTTCACCTACCTGTACGCGCCGACGGTGCTCGGCGCCCGGGTCGCACCGCACAAGTCGATCCTGGTGCCGACGGCGCACGACGAGCCCGCGATCCATCTCGAGATCTACAAGGAGCTGTTCGCCGCCCCGGCCGGCGTCGCGTTCAATACCGATGTCGAGCGCCGCTTTCTGACGACGCACTTCTCGATGCGGGCGATTGAAGAGGAAACCGTCGGCTGCGGCGTGGACCTGTCACAGGCGCAGATCTACCAGCACGACAAGCCGGACGAGGACCTCAAGGACGAGCCCGAGCCCGAGAACGTGCCCGATGACGAGCGCTCTCCGTCCTGGCGGCCGCACCTCGCCGGCCGCGGCGTGCTCTTCAAGCGGCGTCACCGCCTGCACGGCCCGCTCGCGCTCTACGGCGGCCGGATCGATCCGGGCAAGGGCTGCGAGGAGCTGATCGAGTACTTCAGCACCTACGTGCAGGAAGGGGGCGACGCCTCGCTCGTGCTGATGGGCGTCAAGCTCATGCCGCTGCCCGAGGAGCCCTTCATCCACTTTGCCGGCCGTCTGCCCGACAACGAGCGGCTGCAGGCGCTGGAAGCCGCGACGGTCGTCGTCGTGCCGTCCCCGTACGAGAGCCTGTCGCTCCTCGCGCTGGAGGCGTTCGCGGTCGGCACTCCCGTGCTGGCCAACGCGCGCAGCGAGGTCCTCGTCGAGCACTGCCAGAAGAGCAACGCCGGACTCTACTACGCGGATCGCGACGAGTTCGTCGAAGCGATGAAGCTGCTCGTGGCGGATCACCGGCTGCGCGCCGCGATGGGGCGCAACGGACGCGCCTACGTGCGCAAGAACTACCGCTGGGACGTGATCATCTCGAAATACGAGCGGATGTTCGCGAAGCTGCGCGGACGGTGA